A DNA window from Coffea arabica cultivar ET-39 chromosome 6c, Coffea Arabica ET-39 HiFi, whole genome shotgun sequence contains the following coding sequences:
- the LOC113694164 gene encoding dehydrin HIRD11-like, protein MAGIIHKIEETLGVGGHKDDHEKHKEGEKYHHGEEHKKEGHSGEHKEGVIDKIKDKIHGEGGEHHEHKDEKKKKKKEKKKHEHGHEHGHSSSSDSDSD, encoded by the coding sequence ATGGCAGGAATCATTCACAAGATTGAGGAGACCTTGGGCGTGGGAGGCCACAAGGATGATCATGAAAAGCACAAGGAGGGTGAGAAATACCACCACGGAGAGGAGCACAAGAAGGAAGGCCATAGTGGTGAACACAAGGAAGGAGTGATTGACAAGATCAAGGACAAGATCCATGGTGAGGGAGGAGAACACCACGAACATAAGgatgagaagaagaagaagaagaaggagaagaagaagcacGAGCATGGCCATGAACATGGTCATAGCAGCAGCAGTGATAGCGATAGTGATTGA